Proteins found in one Syngnathus acus chromosome 9, fSynAcu1.2, whole genome shotgun sequence genomic segment:
- the ank1a gene encoding ankyrin-1a isoform X1: MAQAAKHLRKNKDLEAQAEQERKEKEEEKVKKRSRSRDKKRKAHAVHRWLIDQDSSVSSEMPDGQGVWLYDDEADAGNSFLRAARSGNLDKALEHIKNGIDINTANQNGLNGLHLASKEGHVKMVLELLHNGIVLETTTKKGNTALHIAALAGQEQVVTELVNYGANVNAQSQKGFTPLYMAAQENHLEVVKFLLENGANQSLPTEDGFTPLAVALQQGHENIVALLINYGTKGKVRLPALHIAARNDDTRTAAVLLQNDPNPDVLSKTGFTPLHIAAHYENLNVAQLLLNRGANVNFTPKNGITPLHIASRRGNVIMVRLLLDRGAQIDAKTKDELTPLHCAARNGHVRIIEILLDNGAPIQAKTKNGLSPIHMSAQGDHVDCVKQLLQYNADIDDITLDHLTPLHVAAHCGHHRMAKVLLDKGAKPNSRALNGFTPLHIACKKNHMRVIDLLLKHAASLEAVTESGLTPLHVASFMGHLNIVKILLQKGASPSASNVKVETPLHMASRAGHFEVAEFLLQNAASVDAKAKDDQTPLHCASRMGHKEIVKLLLEHKAKPNSTTTAGHTPLHIASREGHAQTVRILLDMDAQQTKMTKKGFTPLHVASKYGKVDVAELLLERGANPNAAGKNGLTPLHVAVHHNNLDVVNLLVSKGGSPHSAARNGYTALHIAAKQNQMEVANSLLQYGASANAESLQGVTPLHLASQEGRPDMVSLLISKQANVNLGNKSGLTPLHLVAQEGHVGIADILMKQGASVYAATRMGYTPLHVACHYGNIKMVKFLLQQQANVNSKTRLGYTPLHQAAQQGHTDIVTLLLKHGAQPNETTTNGTSALSIAKRLGYISVIDVLKLVTEETVSMTTTEKHRMSFPETVDEILDVSEDEGLAQLTLGEELLGTEGARYMKMDDMKDHDDDFLSPKKSLEYERGLGTANYSPAIPRIPRVSPETVILKEHELDQHTPLPLPKEYDEDSLIPSSPATETSDNVSPVASPIHTGFLVSFMVDARGGSMRGSRHNGLRVIIPPRTCAAPTRITCRLVKPQKLTSPPPLVEGEGLASRIISLGPAGMQFLGPVIVEIPHFAALSRGDRELVVLRSENGSVWKEHRNRYGDEVLETILNGMDEDLESQEELVKKRIRRIISTDFPLYFAVVSRVQQESDLIGPEGGSLMSKLVPLVQATFPETAVTKRVRLGLQAQPVPDELVAKLLGNQANFSPVVTVEPRRRKFHRPIGLRIPLPPSWRESPRDSGEGDTTSLRLLCSVIGGTAVAQWEDITGTTKLVYAKECASFTTNVSARFWLADCPRTAESVSFANLLYKELSAVPYMAKFVVFAKMNELREGRLRCYCMTDDKMDKTLEQHENFTEVARSRDIEVMEGMPLHLECSGNLIPVRKAAQQPRCFSFQAFRDNRLPVSVKVRDSSKEHTGFLSFLRKTTKYEDSQHVLCNLNITMPPCIKVIGSDDRRRTLTPLALRERYSALNEPAMASMSAMERTELKMAVIAEQLGLSWAELARELQLSVDDINKIRVENPNSLLEQSSALLNLWATREGKRAKMETLYTALNTIDRMDIVTMLEGQPAQPARQGSRELGRRHNEREHLSPAMTNGYGLAQDELLSPASMQYNLPSPLGAEPYWQEVSSLDCAPIATTEEDTLMEMSDVQVWPSGNSPSLVPVEDSSLECSNADDSEGLLGLPYGSLGRPASRASAASGGGVVLSGSIEMPEDDSEMGVDSLSTATPASLGGTIAGINLNGLNNGQGSEASSELSAVASTTGGNEGGGREGGGGGGGGGCQGSEEGLSLVSGQQRVYARLSESPGLTCVADRNGDRSSNGGSGNGGSSFISYLQEQTAPGWTPVTNAQAWVANQTKSRPVIDTMISSCCNSMDGDQSHLSQEALLQPVRDMGHSEILRGHFRGTQPFEKGLGFPQRAPEMRAWDDVRFKGQGDEAEDLPGEQVSEEQFTDEHGNIITKKIVRKVVRRGKGEDGVQDVSVDGSLQDANELEVDAEQFMSYAILGRESSKPDTVDTMKKGAQIVKCASLRRVKQ, from the exons GCTGACGCTGGAAACAGTTTTCTCCGAGCGGCCCGTTCTGGCAACTTGGACAAGGCTCTGGAACACATTAAGAATGGCATTGATATAAATACAGCCAATCAG AATGGGCTCAATGGGCTTCACCTGGCCTCAAAAGAAGGCCATGTCAAAATGGTGCTGGAATTACTTCACAATGGAATTGTACTGGAGACTACTACAAAG AAAGGAAACACGGCCCTGCACATTGCAGCTCTGGCAGGGCAGGAGCAGGTCGTCACGGAGCTGGTTAATTACGGGGCCAACGTCAATGCTCAGTCCCAG AAGGGTTTCACTCCACTCTACATGGCTGCACAAGAAAACCATCTAGAGGTTGTGAAGTTTCTTCTGGAGAACGGGGCTAATCAGAGCCTTCCAACTGAG GATGGATTCACTCCTCTGGCTGTGGCTCTCCAGCAGGGCCATGAAAATATTGTAGCCCTGCTCATCAACTACGGCACCAAGGGGAAGGTCCGCCTCCCGGCGCTGCACATTGCGGCACGCAATGACGATACACGCACAGCTGCGGTGCTTCTGCAGAATGACCCAAACCCCGATGTGCTCAGCAAG ACTGGATTCACACCCCTCCACATCGCCGCACACTATGAAAACTTGAACGTTGCTCAACTTCTTCTCAACAGAGGAGCGAATGTCAATTTCACCCCAAAG AATGGGATTACGCCTCTGCACATCGCATCCAGACGAGGGAACGTGATCATGGTCCGACTCCTCCTGGATAGAGGGGCACAAATAGATGCCAAGACCAAG GATGAGCTCACTCCTCTGCACTGTGCAGCCAGAAATGGTCACGTCAGAATAATAGAAATTCTTCTTGACAACGGAGCCCCCATCCAGGCCAAGACCAAG aaTGGCCTGTCTCCAATCCACATGTCAGCACAAGGGGACCACGTAGACTGTGTCAAGCAGCTTCTACAGTACAACGCAGacattgatgacatcacgCTGGACCACCTGACACCTCTACATGTGGCCGCACACTGTGGACACCACCGAATGGCAAAAGTTCTGCTTGACAAGGGCGCCAAACCCAACTCTCGGGCACTG AATGGCTTTACTCCTTTGCATATTGCTTGTAAAAAGAACCACATGCGTGTGATAGATCTTCTGCTCAAACACGCAGCATCGCTAGAGGCCGTGACTGAG TCTGGCTTGACACCCTTGCATGTGGCGTCTTTCATGGGCCACCTCAACATTGTGAAGATCCTGTTGCAGAAAGGAGCTTCACCCAGCGCTTCTAATGTG AAAGTTGAAACTCCCCTCCATATGGCTTCCCGGGCAGGACACTTTGAGGTGGCAGAGTTTTTGCTACAGAATGCAGCATCAGTGGATGCCAAAGCCAAG GATGACCAAACGCCTCTGCATTGTGCGTCTCGAATGGGCCACAAGGAGATTGTGAAACTGCTGTTAGAGCACAAAGCCAAACCAAATTCCACAACCACAGCAGGACACACGCCTCTCCACATCGCTTCCCGGGAGGGCCACGCGCAAACTGTGCGTATCCTGCTAGACATGGACGCACAGCAAACTAAGATGACAAAG AAAGGCTTTACTCCGCTTCATGTGGCTTCCAAGTACGGCAAGGTGGATGTGGCCGAGCTGTTGCTGGAGCGAGGAGCTAACCCTAATGCTGCTGGGAAG AATGGTCTGACTCCACTGCATGTCGCTGTACATCACAACAACCTGGATGTTGTCAATCTGCTCGTCAGCAAAGGGGGTTCCCCACACAGTGCAGCCAGG aACGGCTACACCGCCTTGCACATTGCGGCCAAGCAGAATCAGATGGAGGTGGCTAACAGCCTGTTGCAGTATGGAGCTTCAGCCAATGCTGAGTCTCTACAGGGAGTCACGCCTCTCCACCTGGCCTCGCAGGAAGGAAGGCCCGACATGGTCTCCCTGCTCATCTCCAAACAGGCGAATGTCAACCTTGGCAACAAG AGCGGATTGACACCCCTCCATCTTGTGGCACAGGAGGGACACGTTGGCATTGCTGACATCCTAATGAAGCAAGGCGCATCGGTCTATGCTGCTACAAGG ATGGGCTACACACCTCTCCATGTCGCGTGTCACTATGGCAACATCAAAATGGTGAAGTTCCTGCTGCAGCAACAGGCCAACGTCAACAGCAAAACACGG CTCGGTTACACTCCCCTGCACCAGGCCGCCCAGCAAGGACACACAGACATTGTAACACTGCTGCTGAAGCATGGAGCGCAGCCGAACGAGACCACCACG AATGGGACGTCGGCGCTCTCCATTGCCAAGAGGCTGGGCTACATCTCTGTGATTGATGTGCTAAAGCTTGTGACTGAGGAAACTGTTTCCATG ACTACCACAGAAAAACACCGTATGAGTTTTCCAGAAACAGTGGATGAGATACTGGATGTGTCCGAAGATGAAG GACTTGCACAGCTAACTTTAG GAGAGGAGCTCCTGGGGACAGAAGGGGCCAGGTACATGAAGATGGATGACATGAAAGACCATGATGACGATTTCCTCTCCCCCAAGAAATCACTGGAGTACGAGAGAGGGCTGGGCACAGC AAATTACTCTCCAGCCATTCCCAGGATTCCACGTGTTTCACCCGAGACTGTGATCCTGAAAGAACACGAGCTCGATCAG CACACTCCACTCCCACTGCCAAAAGAGTACGATGAAGACTCTCTGATTCCCAGCAGCCCGGCAACTGAAACATCAGACAACGTCAGCCCAGTCGCCAGTCCCATTCACACAGG GTTTCTGGTCAGTTTCATGGTGGATGCCCGTGGCGGCTCAATGCGAGGCAGTAGGCACAATGGTTTGCGGGTTATCATCCCCCCAAGAACATGTGCGGCTCCCACCCGCATCACCTGCCGCCTGGTAAAGCCGCAGAAGCTTACCAGCCCACCTCCGCTTGTGGAGGGAGAGGGCCTGGCCAGCAGAATAATCTCCCTCGGCCCAGCTGGCATGCAGTTTCTTGG ACCAGTGATTGTGGAGATCCCTCACTTTGCTGCTCTGAGTCGTGGCGACCGCGAGCTTGTGGTGCTGAGGAGTGAGAATGGATCTGTGTGGAAAGAACATCGCAATCGCTATGGTGATGAGGTTCTTGAAACAATCCTCAATGGGATGGACGAGG ACTTGGAAAGTCAGGAGGAACTCGTGAAGAAGAGAATTCGCCGCATCATCTCAACTGACTTCCCGCTTTATTTTGCCGTCGTGTCACGGGTCCAGCAGGAGAGCGACCTGATCGGGCCCGAGGGAGGTTCGTTGATGAGCAAACTGGTGCCGCTGGTCCAGGCGACGTTTCCCGAGACGGCGGTCACCAAGCGAGTCCGTCTGGGACTGCAG GCTCAGCCCGTTCCAGATGAGTTGGTAGCTAAGCTGCTTGGTAACCAAGCCAACTTTAGCCCCGTGGTGACGGTGGAGCCTCGGCGCCGAAAGTTCCACCGACCCATCGGCCTCCGCATCCCTCTGCCTCCATCCTGGCGGGAAAGCCCACGAGACTCTGGGGAGGGTGATACCACCAGTCTGCGTCTGCTTTGCTCTGTCATAG GTGGAACAGCTGTCGCTCAATGGGAGGACATCACTGGCACAACTAAGCTTGTCTATGCAAAAGAATGTGCCAGTTTTACAACCAATGTATCTGCACG GTTCTGGCTGGCGGACTGTCCTCGTACAGCAGAGTCTGTCTCCTTTGCCAACCTTCTCTACAAAGAGCTGTCAGCTGTACCTTACATGGCAAAGTTTGTAGTTTTCGCCAAGATGAACGAGTTACGCGAAGGCCGCCTGCGTTGTTACTGCATGACGGACGACAAGATGGATAAAACCCTGGAACAGCATGAGAACTTCACAGAAGTGGCCCGCAGCAGAGACATCGAG GTAATGGAGGGAATGCCGCTTCACCTGGAATGTTCCGGGAATCTCATCCCAGTACGGAAGGCCGCCCAGCAGCCTCGCTGCTTCAGCTTCCAGGCCTTTAGAGATAACAGACTTCCTGTTTCTGTGAAG GTGAGGGATAGTAGCAAAGAGCACACGGGCTTCCTGTCGTTCCTTCGCAAGACCACCAAGTATGAAGATAGTCAACATGTGTTGTGTAACCTCAACATTACCATGCCTCCATGTATCAAG GTTATTGGAAGTGATGACCGCAGGCGAACTTTGACCCCGCTGGCTCTAAGAGAACGATACAGTGCGCTGAACGAACCTGCCATGG CATCGATGAGCGCCATGGAGAGGACTGAGCTTAAGATGGCTGTGATTGCAGAACAGTTGGGACTGAGCTGGGCTG AGTTGGCCCGTGAGCTTCAGCTCAGTGTGGATGACATCAATAAGATCCGTGTGGAGAATCCCAACTCCCTCCTGGAGCAAAGTTCTGCACTACTCAACCTGTGGGCAACTCGCGAGGGCAAGCGAGCCAAAA TGGAGACCTTGTACACAGCCCTGAACACCATCGACCGCATGGACATCGTCACCATGTTAGAGGGCCAACCAGCACAGCCCGCCAGACAAGGCTCTCGTGAACTCGGCAGACGACATAACGAAAGAGAACACCTCTCCCCTGCGATGACCAATG GTTATGGGCTGGCGCAGGATGAGCTTCTGTCCCCGGCCTCCATGCAGTACAACCTGCCCTCGCCTCTGGGCGCTGAGCCTTACTGGCAGGAGGTCTCCAGCCTGGACTGCGCGCCCATTGCCACCACAGAGGAAGACACCCTCATGGAGATGTCCGACGTGCAGGTGTGGCCCTCGGGCAACTCCCCATCTCTGGTGCCTGTGGAGGATTCCTCGCTGGAGTGCAGTAATGCCGACGACTCAGAGGGCCTGCTCGGGTTGCCCTATGGAAGTCTGGGTCGGCCGGCCAGTCGGGCTAGCGCCGCCAGCGGAGGGGGCGTCGTGCTGAGCGGCTCAATCGAAATGCCCGAGGACGATTCGGAGATGGGCGTTGACTCGCTTAGCACCGCCACGCCGGCCTCACTCGGCGGCACCATCGCTGGTATCAATCTTAACGGACTGAACAATGGTCAGGGGTCAGAGGCGAGTTCGGAGTTATCGGCCGTCGCTAGCACGACTGGTGGCaatgaaggaggaggaagagaaggaggaggaggaggaggaggaggagggtgtCAGGGCTCAGAGGAAGGGCTTTCTCTTGTTTCAGGACAGCAAAGGGTGTATGCCCGACTCAGTGAGTCACCCGGTCTCACCTGTGTTGCAGATCGGAATGGTGACAG GTCATCTAATGGTGGAAGTGGAAATGGAGGCAGCTCATTCATTTCCTACCTCCAAGAACAAACAGCTCCAGGGTGGACCCCAGTCACAAACGCACAGGCCTGGGTGGCCAACCAGACAAAATCTAGACCGGTCATTGACACTATGATATCGTCATGCTGCAACTCCATGGACGGAGACCAGTCTCATTTGTCCCAAGAGGCTTTGCTGCAGCCCGTGAGGGACATGGGCCACTCGGAAATTCTACGAGGGCACTTCCGGGGAACCCAGCCGTTTGAGAAGGGTTTAGGCTTCCCGCAGAGGGCCCCAGAGATGAGAGCCTGGGATGACGTGCGCTTCAAAGGACAG GGGGATGAGG